A window of the Deltaproteobacteria bacterium genome harbors these coding sequences:
- the gatA gene encoding Asp-tRNA(Asn)/Glu-tRNA(Gln) amidotransferase subunit GatA has product MELCDLTIHELHEKLKKREIRSLDIVDSVFKRIRSVEPKIHSYITLTEELAFIQAQTSDAMMEKQKDFPPLMGIPIGLKDIFLTQGIQTTCGSKILEGYIPPYDATTVEKLKQNGMILTGKLNMDEFAMGSSNETSSFGIVKNPWDLERIPGGSSGGSVAAVSAGECIAATGTDTGGSIRQPASLCGVVGLKPTYGRVSRYGVIAFASSLDQVGPLTKDVTDSALMMNLLAGHDPRDSTSLDEKVPDYTRSLIPDIKGWRLGVPKEYFVKGLDSEVEKSIREAIRLFEKLGAKVDEVSLPHTDYGVPTYYILAPAEASSNLARYDGIRYGYRQKEATTLIDLYKRSRTKGFGVEVKRRIMLGTYVLSAGYYDAYYLKAQRVRTLIRRDFEKIFENHDVILAPTSPTAAWKFGEKTDDPLKMYLSDIYTINVNLAGLPGMSIPCGFTKSGLPIGLQLIGSHFQEEKLLRAAYTYEQSTEWHKRRPKL; this is encoded by the coding sequence ATGGAACTCTGTGACCTGACCATCCATGAACTTCATGAAAAACTAAAGAAACGGGAGATCCGATCGCTCGATATTGTTGATTCCGTCTTCAAGAGGATTCGCTCGGTCGAACCAAAAATTCATTCCTACATCACCCTGACCGAGGAACTTGCCTTCATCCAGGCCCAGACCTCGGATGCGATGATGGAGAAGCAGAAAGATTTTCCACCGCTCATGGGGATCCCGATCGGTCTCAAGGATATCTTCTTGACCCAAGGGATTCAGACCACCTGTGGCTCGAAGATCCTGGAGGGGTATATCCCACCGTATGATGCCACCACCGTAGAGAAGTTGAAACAGAATGGCATGATCCTGACCGGAAAGCTCAACATGGACGAGTTTGCAATGGGATCCTCGAATGAGACCTCGTCCTTTGGAATTGTCAAAAACCCTTGGGACCTGGAACGGATCCCGGGAGGATCGAGCGGAGGGAGTGTGGCGGCTGTTTCTGCCGGGGAATGTATCGCAGCGACCGGAACCGATACGGGGGGATCGATTCGTCAACCGGCAAGTCTTTGCGGTGTGGTTGGTTTGAAGCCGACGTATGGGCGTGTCTCACGCTATGGTGTTATCGCCTTCGCCTCTTCGCTCGATCAGGTCGGTCCTTTGACGAAGGATGTGACGGACTCGGCCCTGATGATGAATCTGCTTGCAGGGCATGACCCGCGTGATTCGACCTCACTCGATGAAAAAGTCCCTGATTATACCCGATCACTCATCCCCGATATCAAGGGGTGGCGTCTCGGTGTTCCAAAGGAATATTTTGTGAAAGGGCTTGATTCGGAAGTTGAAAAATCGATCCGGGAGGCGATCCGTCTGTTTGAGAAACTTGGGGCGAAGGTCGACGAGGTCTCACTCCCTCATACCGATTACGGCGTTCCGACCTATTATATCTTGGCACCGGCCGAGGCCTCCTCGAACCTCGCCCGTTATGACGGGATCCGTTACGGCTATCGACAAAAAGAGGCGACGACGTTGATTGACCTCTACAAGAGGTCCCGAACCAAGGGGTTTGGAGTGGAGGTGAAGCGTCGGATTATGCTTGGGACCTATGTCCTTTCAGCCGGATACTATGACGCCTACTATCTGAAGGCGCAGAGGGTTCGGACCCTGATCCGCAGGGATTTCGAAAAAATTTTTGAAAACCATGACGTCATACTAGCGCCGACATCACCGACCGCCGCTTGGAAGTTTGGTGAAAAAACAGACGATCCACTCAAGATGTATCTTTCGGATATTTATACGATCAATGTGAACCTGGCCGGCCTCCCTGGAATGAGCATTCCATGCGGCTTCACAAAGTCAGGACTCCCGATCGGCCTGCAACTGATTGGTTCGCACTTTCAAGAAGAGAAACTCCTGAGGGCTGCCTATACCTATGAACAATCTACAGAGTGGCATAAGAGGAGACCCAAATTATGA
- a CDS encoding zf-TFIIB domain-containing protein, translating to MTVPTPSQTETEYFARIEAEKLKKKADEKRQKLSQAEFEKLKAFHWMRCPKCGMELHAMPYKDVTVDKCFHCQGVYLDEGELEKIAGSESGFMKGFLSLFRS from the coding sequence ATGACAGTGCCAACCCCTTCTCAGACAGAAACCGAATATTTCGCGCGGATCGAGGCGGAGAAACTGAAAAAGAAGGCGGACGAGAAGAGACAAAAGCTCTCGCAGGCAGAATTTGAAAAATTAAAGGCCTTTCACTGGATGCGTTGTCCCAAATGCGGCATGGAGCTGCATGCCATGCCGTACAAGGATGTCACGGTCGATAAATGCTTTCATTGTCAGGGGGTTTACCTCGATGAAGGGGAACTCGAAAAGATCGCCGGTTCTGAAAGCGGTTTCATGAAGGGTTTCCTCAGTTTATTTCGATCCTAA
- the gatC gene encoding Asp-tRNA(Asn)/Glu-tRNA(Gln) amidotransferase subunit GatC, protein MKLSPDEVKKIVELARLEMNSVEMEKYSTQLSNILSFVEKLNELDVSGIEPTAHAISVPTPMRNDEPAKFKNQEEVLSQAPDREGRFFKVPKVI, encoded by the coding sequence ATGAAACTTTCTCCCGACGAGGTAAAAAAAATTGTCGAGCTAGCCCGGCTTGAGATGAATTCCGTCGAGATGGAGAAATACTCCACCCAGCTCTCGAATATTCTAAGTTTTGTTGAAAAGCTGAACGAGCTCGATGTCTCCGGGATTGAACCGACCGCCCATGCGATCTCGGTCCCGACCCCGATGAGGAATGACGAACCCGCAAAGTTTAAAAACCAGGAAGAGGTCCTCTCTCAGGCACCCGATCGGGAGGGGCGGTTTTTCAAGGTTCCGAAGGTGATCTAG
- a CDS encoding serine/threonine protein kinase — MAPPIAPISPQVQQLDGLSIGIGLGATVIGGICQLSPRHFFLPTSPASVFFNVGLAGAALPMLWNAVRAGDRLFFQKLEKCEDRRADGLFLAGALTGLGAVLLRGKLHPAGRGLSFLGCLIDITHLLYLVGSNRPEVHQASKPQVLFQLGLTFLFRARRPKELPPPSVPAAKPSCIRVFDPSEIQRTTECLGQGGFAAVYRVRLLPSGDYRALKLFTNVDTIPEVWLREQAVASQVAMVDSPYIVRVDGFVSDEATRTGGIVMEALEGLALDTKILEQRGAVPVQKAVGYFIDYSRGVSDLHLEVGYIHRDLTPANLWVPFEGNCKIFDFSVAEKIVRRSRRISPRAAAGTPDYMPPEAYRDFVNFDERLYQYSYPADVFSLGASFYETVTGRKAFSLIRNRGIGEDLMADGSLLEWFYTPPPPLTNFFHHMTGPQQLALEELDQIIRRSIAFYPDGRYQTADEMLAALLSWKERHRTLTFPLSSLVVT; from the coding sequence ATGGCTCCTCCTATCGCTCCGATCTCTCCACAGGTCCAGCAGTTGGATGGTCTTTCCATTGGGATCGGCCTTGGGGCTACCGTGATAGGTGGCATTTGCCAGCTTTCCCCACGTCACTTCTTTTTGCCCACTTCCCCTGCCAGTGTTTTTTTTAATGTTGGACTAGCAGGCGCTGCCCTCCCGATGCTCTGGAACGCCGTCCGGGCGGGTGATCGGCTCTTTTTCCAGAAATTAGAAAAATGTGAGGATCGGCGGGCTGATGGTCTCTTCCTGGCCGGTGCCTTGACCGGACTTGGGGCGGTGCTGCTTCGAGGGAAACTCCATCCTGCCGGTCGCGGTCTCAGTTTCCTGGGATGTCTCATCGATATCACCCACCTGCTTTATCTCGTCGGAAGCAATCGACCGGAGGTCCATCAGGCGAGCAAGCCCCAGGTCCTGTTCCAATTGGGCCTCACGTTTCTTTTCAGGGCCCGCCGCCCGAAGGAGCTGCCACCGCCTTCTGTCCCTGCTGCGAAACCCAGCTGTATTCGAGTTTTCGATCCTTCGGAGATTCAGCGAACGACGGAGTGTCTTGGCCAAGGAGGCTTCGCAGCAGTCTATCGGGTGAGGCTTCTCCCATCGGGTGACTATCGCGCGCTCAAGCTCTTTACCAACGTTGATACGATTCCAGAGGTTTGGCTTCGCGAGCAGGCGGTTGCGAGTCAAGTCGCTATGGTTGATTCTCCGTATATCGTTCGTGTTGATGGATTCGTTAGTGATGAGGCGACGAGGACCGGTGGGATTGTCATGGAGGCCCTCGAGGGGTTAGCCCTCGATACGAAGATCCTTGAACAGAGGGGTGCCGTGCCGGTGCAGAAGGCGGTCGGTTATTTTATCGATTATTCTCGGGGTGTCAGTGATCTTCATCTGGAGGTTGGTTATATCCATCGTGATCTGACACCGGCGAATCTTTGGGTCCCCTTCGAAGGGAATTGCAAGATCTTCGATTTTAGTGTTGCCGAGAAGATTGTCAGAAGGAGCCGTAGGATCTCCCCCAGAGCTGCCGCGGGGACACCGGACTATATGCCCCCCGAGGCCTACAGGGATTTTGTTAATTTTGACGAGAGATTGTATCAGTATAGTTACCCTGCCGATGTCTTCTCACTGGGGGCCTCCTTTTATGAGACGGTCACCGGTCGGAAGGCGTTCTCACTCATTAGGAACAGGGGTATTGGAGAGGATCTGATGGCCGATGGTTCTCTACTTGAATGGTTTTACACCCCTCCTCCGCCACTCACGAATTTCTTTCATCATATGACAGGACCTCAACAGCTCGCCCTGGAGGAGCTGGACCAAATAATCCGACGGTCGATCGCCTTCTATCCCGATGGGCGTTATCAGACCGCCGATGAAATGCTTGCCGCACTTCTTTCGTGGAAGGAGAGGCATCGGACACTGACATTCCCCCTCTCATCACTCGTCGTGACATAG